Proteins encoded in a region of the Quercus lobata isolate SW786 chromosome 8, ValleyOak3.0 Primary Assembly, whole genome shotgun sequence genome:
- the LOC115955353 gene encoding cucumisin-like — translation MAGKTTSLLMLLLLSFASTLLIGHSTSQSDRKAYIVYMGNKRDEVSTSSLYTSMLQDVIGSHIGPESLLYSYKRSFHGFAVELTEQEAQKMAGMDGVVSVFPNQKKELHTTRSWDFLGLPKQVNRPTTKSDVIIGVFDTGIWPESDSFNDKGFGPPPSKWKGKCQAPTNFTCNNKIIGAKYYRSDRDFQKEDFRSPRDSEGHGTHVASIAAGNLVSKASVKGIGLGTARGGLPSARIAVYKVCWYLGCDDVDILAAFDDAIADGVDIISISIGGSSDNYFMDTIAIGAFHGMRNGILTSSSAGNRGPYLATLSSFAPWSLSVAASTMDRKFYTKVRLGNNKIFEGISINTFDLKNETYPIIYGGDAPNKTEEYDSSLSRYCYEDSLDKNLVKGKIVLCDVENYGVGQLLAGAVGTVMQGRRPSSGAFAFPLPAAYLSLEDGGDIYLYIDSTRSPTATILKTDDRKDPFAPYIAEFSSRGPNPAIIKYPDLAAFGVDILAAWPPISPISPISDVNFDKRALSYNIISGTSMSCPHGSGAAAYIKSFHPTWSPAAIKSALMTTAVPMNPEESSGAEFAYGAGNINPHRGANPGLIYDIDALDYIAFLCGQGYSTKLLQAITGDTSSCPKGTNRKVFDLNYPSFALSPPSSNSISHVFNRTITNVGTSTSTYKAIVSTPPGLSIKVNPSVLSFTSLKQKLSFSLMIKGTIDRQIVSASLIWDDGTFQVRSPIIVVYEAF, via the exons ATGGCAGGCAAAACCACCAGTCTTTTGATGCTTCTCCTTCTCAGCTTCGCCTCCACTCTGCTTATTGGTCACTCAACTTCTCAGAGTGATCGAAAG GCTTATATTGTGTATATGGGCAACAAGAGGGATGAGGTTTCCACATCATCCCTTTACACAAGCATGCTACAAGATGTCATCGGCAG CCATATTGGTCCAGAATCTTTACTTTATAGCTACAAAAGGAGTTTCCATGGATTTGCAGTGGAGCTAACTGAGCAAGAAGCTCAAAAAATGGCTG GAATGGATGGGGTAGTGTCGGTGTtccctaaccaaaaaaaagagctCCATACAACAAGGTCATGGGACTTCCTTGGCCTTCCTAAGCAAGTCAATAGACCAACAACTAAGAGCGACGTCATTATAGGAGTATTCGACACTGGAATTTGGCCGGAGTCTGATAGCTTTAATGACAAAGGATTTGGTCCACCACCTAGCAAATGGAAGGGCAAATGTCAAGCCCCAACCAATTTCACTTGCAACAA TAAAATCATTGGAGCAAAATATTACCGTAGCGATCGAGATTTTCAAAAAGAAGATTTTCGATCTCCAAGAGATTCAGAAGGCCATGGAACACATGTTGCATCAATAGCAGCTGGGAACTTAGTGAGCAAGGCCAGCGTAAAAGGCATTGGTTTGGGAACAGCACGAGGAGGGCTTCCATCAGCACGTATTGCTGTGTACAAAGTATGTTGGTATCTTGGCTGTGATGATGTTGATATTCTTGCAGCATTCGATGATGCCATTGCTGATGGAGTTGACATAATATCTATTTCAATTGGTGGATCTTCTGACAACTATTTTATGGATACAATTGCCATTGGTGCCTTTCATGGTATGAGAAATGGAATATTGACATCAAGTTCTGCTGGTAACCGAGGTCCATATCTAGCAACACTCTCAAGCTTCGCCCCATGGTCTCTTTCTGTGGCTGCAAGCACCATGGACCGAAAGTTCTACACCAAGGTCCGATTAGGTAACAACAAGATCTTTGAG GGTATTTCAATTAATACATTTGACCTCAAAAATGAAACGTATCCAATTATTTATGGTGGAGATGCACCAAACAAGACAGAAGAGTATGATTCATCCCTGTCCag GTATTGCTACGAAGATTCCTTGGACAAAAATTTGGTGAAAGGTAAAATTGTACTTTGTGATGTTGAGAATTATGGGGTTGGGCAACTCTTAGCTGGTGCAGTTGGTACTGTGATGCAAGGCCGACGCCCCAGTTCTGGGGCTTTTGCGTTTCCCTTGCCTGCAGCTTACCTTAGCTTGGAGGATGGTGGCGATATTTACTTGTACATAGATTCGACAAG AAGCCCAACTGCGACTATTCTTAAGACTGATGACCGTAAAGATCCATTTGCGCCTTACATAGCTGAGTTCTCATCTAGAGGTCCAAACCCAGCTA TTATAAAATAT CCCGATTTAGCTGCTTTTGGAGTGGACATTCTAGCTGCATGGCCACCAATTTCTCCAATTTCCCCAATTTCTGATGTCAATTTTGATAAGAGAGCATTGTCATATAATATAATCTCGGGGACATCAATGTCTTGCCCTCATGGTTCAGGGGCGGCTGCATACATCAAATCTTTCCACCCCACATGGTCACCTGCGGCTATCAAATCTGCTCTAATGACTACTG CTGTCCCCATGAATCCTGAAGAGAGCTCTGGAGCTGAATTTGCATATGGTGCAGGCAATATTAATCCACATAGGGGTGCAAATCCTGGTTTAATATATGATATTGATGCACTTGACTACATAGCTTTTTTGTGTGGACAAGGATATAGTACGAAGTTATTACAAGCTATTACCGGAGACACTAGTAGTTGTCCCAAAGGTACTAATAGAAAAGTTTTCGATCTAAACTATCCTTCTTTTGCTCTATCCCCACCATCCTCAAATTCTATAAGTCATGTTTTCAATCGGACAATCACCAATGTTGGAACATCAACATCTACATACAAAGCTATTGTGAGCACCCCACCTGGACTTAGTATCAAAGTGAACCCTAGTGTTCTATCATTTACATCTCTCAAACAAAAGCTATCATTTTCCCTTATGATTAAAGGAACAATAGATAGACAAATAGTCTCTGCTTCTTTAATTTGGGATGATGGCACATTTCAAGTGAGGAGCCCCATTATTGTTGTGTATGAAGCATTTTGA